Proteins from one Chroococcidiopsis sp. CCMEE 29 genomic window:
- the sds gene encoding solanesyl diphosphate synthase, translating to MTSATSLFSPVEADLRLLSENLIQLVGTRHPILSAAAEYLFGAGGKRVRPAIVLLMSRATMLDEDITPRHRRLAEITEMIHTASLVHDDVVDEAQMRRGVPTVHSLFDNRVAILAGDFLFGQAAWYLANLDNLEVVKLLSKVIMDLPTGEIQQGVTRFDTSITLEAYLEKSYYKTASLIANSSKAAGLLSDVSRETSEHLYNYGRHWGLAFQIVDDILDFTGSADTLGKPASSDLKSGNLTAPALFALEEKPYLEVLIERKFAQEGDLEQAIALIQDSQGIKRSRELAAHHAQLAVEHLADLPPSESRQALMNMTDYVLSRLY from the coding sequence ATGACATCAGCGACCTCCCTCTTTTCCCCAGTTGAAGCAGACCTGCGTTTGCTGTCAGAGAATTTAATACAGTTAGTAGGTACGCGTCACCCCATCCTCTCCGCAGCGGCAGAATACTTATTCGGAGCTGGGGGAAAGCGGGTGCGACCAGCGATTGTCTTACTAATGTCGCGGGCGACGATGCTGGATGAAGATATTACCCCGCGTCACCGACGACTAGCTGAAATTACGGAAATGATTCACACGGCAAGCTTGGTGCATGACGATGTAGTAGATGAAGCCCAAATGCGGCGTGGCGTTCCTACTGTCCATAGCTTGTTTGACAATCGCGTGGCAATATTGGCTGGAGACTTTCTGTTTGGTCAAGCTGCTTGGTATTTAGCTAACTTGGATAACCTGGAAGTCGTCAAATTACTGTCGAAAGTGATTATGGATCTGCCGACGGGGGAGATTCAGCAGGGAGTGACTCGCTTTGATACTTCCATAACCCTTGAGGCTTACCTGGAAAAGAGCTACTACAAAACCGCTTCTTTAATCGCCAACAGTTCTAAAGCTGCTGGTTTACTCAGCGATGTCTCTCGGGAAACATCGGAGCATTTATATAATTATGGTCGCCATTGGGGTCTAGCGTTCCAAATTGTGGATGATATTTTAGACTTCACAGGTTCGGCGGACACCTTAGGTAAACCAGCTAGCTCAGATCTTAAGAGTGGTAATTTGACAGCACCAGCTTTATTTGCTTTAGAAGAAAAGCCTTACTTGGAAGTGCTGATTGAAAGAAAGTTTGCTCAGGAAGGGGATTTAGAGCAAGCGATCGCCTTGATTCAAGATAGCCAAGGTATCAAGCGATCGCGGGAATTAGCGGCACACCATGCTCAGCTTGCTGTTGAGCATCTAGCTGATTTACCACCCTCAGAATCCCGGCAAGCCTTGATGAATATGACTGACTACGTGTTGAGTCGGCTGTATTAG
- the murI gene encoding glutamate racemase, which produces MFYDSASHSTTSHLPSREPQQYPIGIFDSGVGGLTVLSQLYRQLPSESILYFGDTARLPYGIRSPAEILQFVREILSWMHQQQVKMVIMACNTSSALALETVQSEFPFPILGTILPGARAAVQQGKRIGVIATPLTAASDAFRQAILEIDGSAKVWQVGCPEFVPLIEQNRINDPHTTEVARYYLAPLLAQQIDTLVYGCTHYPLLAPVLRSLLPRTVKLINPAVHVVAAAAQELDLLGLRNTHTPLPTRFCVSGCPQQFAQSAVRWLGYTPVVDSVCLTKLEIRNQVVEDTGIPRHGDAEKEEETRTL; this is translated from the coding sequence GTGTTTTACGATTCCGCCTCCCATAGCACTACTTCCCATCTTCCCAGTCGAGAACCGCAGCAGTACCCAATTGGAATTTTTGATAGTGGTGTGGGTGGTCTTACTGTCTTAAGTCAGCTTTACCGACAACTCCCTAGCGAATCAATTCTTTACTTTGGGGATACAGCGCGACTGCCTTATGGCATTCGTTCGCCAGCAGAGATTTTACAGTTCGTTCGGGAAATCCTCAGTTGGATGCATCAGCAACAGGTCAAGATGGTAATCATGGCTTGCAATACTAGTTCTGCCTTGGCACTGGAGACAGTGCAGTCTGAATTTCCGTTTCCAATTTTGGGGACGATCCTACCAGGGGCAAGAGCCGCTGTACAGCAAGGTAAACGCATTGGTGTAATTGCGACCCCATTAACTGCTGCTAGCGATGCCTTTCGACAAGCAATTCTAGAAATTGATGGGAGTGCAAAGGTTTGGCAAGTTGGTTGTCCAGAGTTTGTACCACTGATTGAGCAAAACCGCATCAATGACCCTCATACAACTGAAGTGGCTCGTTACTACTTGGCTCCTTTGCTAGCGCAGCAAATTGATACCTTAGTCTATGGCTGTACCCATTACCCTCTCCTAGCGCCAGTTCTGCGATCGCTTCTCCCCCGAACGGTTAAGCTAATTAACCCAGCTGTTCATGTTGTGGCAGCGGCCGCCCAAGAGTTAGACTTGTTGGGATTAAGGAATACTCACACTCCATTACCAACTCGCTTCTGTGTCAGTGGTTGTCCACAGCAGTTTGCCCAGTCTGCCGTGCGCTGGCTAGGCTACACTCCAGTAGTTGACTCCGTATGCTTGACCAAACTAGAAATCAGGAATCAGGTAGTAGAGGACACGGGGATACCTAGACATGGAGACGCGGAGAAAGAAGAGGAAACTCGGACACTTTGA
- a CDS encoding N-acetylmuramoyl-L-alanine amidase: MRFHWLLPSTLSVFLLSSPAEAAKLKSWHFDAKQNRLELKTDAKVQPTAQLIFNPTRLVIDLPGTTLERTTVKQEVGGAIRSLRVGQFDDQTTRVVIELSPGYRLDPQQVKFSGASPSQWTVQLPAPEREISNSPSPVSPPRPLSNASPSRSRVDEWSRSTSPRSIFSVVTPTSSSQNSRPSSLDKTATTSRATVQVERVQVTGDGFFIRTRGGGTPEIQVNRSADQGQINVDVRGATLAPRTRKELRVNRYGVNRIQLTQVQNSPPVVRMTMQVNKNSPNWRATVSRVGGVVLLPTRTNVASNTPRRTVEAAQNSDTPLANQSPAVATIQSVELTENGTQLLINSDQGLTYASGWDRSSASYSITIPNAQLARSVKGPDLNANSPVLRVRLRQSDPRTVVILVQPATGVRIGELNQPRPELLSLQLQRSSTVLVPPSTAPSNSIPIPSPAPAPEPPATPPSLPPKSRVVVIVDPGHGGKDPGAIGIAGRQEKDVILPISKKIAELLEKEGVKAVLTRDSDYFVDLAPRVAKAEGLNANLFVSIHANSMGLSRPDVNGLETYYFDSGQRLARTIHNSILRSVNVRDRGVRRARFYVLRKTSMPSVLVELGYMTGREDSPRLADPAYQNQMAEAIVRGILQYIKQN; the protein is encoded by the coding sequence GTGAGATTCCACTGGCTACTACCCAGTACTTTAAGCGTTTTTCTACTATCGTCTCCTGCTGAGGCGGCGAAACTGAAATCGTGGCATTTTGATGCTAAGCAAAATCGGCTGGAGTTAAAAACAGATGCCAAGGTTCAACCCACGGCACAGCTGATTTTCAACCCAACTCGCTTAGTGATTGATTTACCAGGAACCACCCTGGAGCGTACAACCGTGAAGCAGGAAGTCGGTGGCGCAATTCGCTCTCTACGCGTTGGGCAGTTTGATGACCAGACAACTCGTGTGGTGATTGAACTAAGTCCAGGTTATCGGTTAGACCCCCAGCAAGTAAAATTTAGCGGTGCTTCCCCTAGCCAGTGGACGGTACAGTTACCGGCACCTGAAAGAGAGATATCTAACTCGCCCAGTCCGGTTTCACCGCCTCGCCCACTTAGTAATGCCTCACCGTCTCGCTCGCGTGTGGATGAATGGAGCAGATCCACTTCCCCAAGGTCAATCTTTTCAGTCGTTACACCTACTAGTAGCTCCCAAAATTCCAGACCATCGTCCCTAGATAAAACTGCCACCACTAGCAGGGCAACTGTTCAAGTGGAGCGCGTGCAAGTCACAGGCGATGGTTTTTTTATCCGCACTCGTGGTGGGGGAACCCCTGAGATCCAGGTAAATCGTAGCGCCGATCAAGGCCAGATCAATGTCGACGTCAGAGGCGCGACTCTAGCGCCGCGCACCCGAAAGGAGCTTCGAGTCAATCGTTATGGTGTCAATCGCATCCAACTGACCCAAGTTCAAAACTCTCCACCTGTTGTCCGCATGACAATGCAGGTGAATAAAAATAGCCCCAATTGGCGGGCAACAGTCAGTCGAGTCGGTGGCGTGGTCTTACTGCCCACAAGAACAAATGTTGCCTCTAATACTCCGAGGCGAACAGTAGAGGCGGCACAAAACTCAGATACACCCTTAGCCAATCAATCACCAGCAGTAGCAACGATTCAGTCTGTAGAACTGACTGAGAATGGAACGCAACTGTTGATCAACTCAGATCAAGGCTTAACTTATGCTAGTGGTTGGGATCGATCCTCTGCCTCCTACAGCATCACTATTCCCAACGCCCAGTTGGCTAGATCTGTTAAAGGTCCTGATTTGAATGCCAATAGTCCTGTACTCCGGGTACGGTTGCGACAGTCCGACCCCCGCACTGTGGTAATTTTGGTGCAACCGGCGACTGGCGTAAGAATCGGGGAACTCAATCAGCCTAGACCAGAGTTATTATCTTTACAGTTACAACGCTCTTCTACAGTGTTGGTACCGCCCTCTACCGCTCCGAGTAATTCAATTCCCATTCCATCTCCAGCACCTGCTCCCGAACCCCCAGCAACCCCACCGTCGCTTCCACCGAAGTCCCGAGTCGTTGTTATCGTTGACCCAGGACACGGAGGCAAAGACCCTGGAGCAATTGGTATTGCGGGTAGGCAAGAAAAAGACGTAATCCTACCTATTTCCAAAAAGATAGCAGAACTTCTAGAGAAAGAGGGCGTGAAAGCAGTTTTGACGCGCGACTCTGACTATTTCGTCGATCTAGCTCCACGGGTAGCCAAGGCAGAGGGGTTGAATGCCAACTTGTTTGTCAGCATCCACGCTAATTCAATGGGTCTTAGCCGCCCCGATGTCAATGGTTTGGAGACTTATTACTTTGATAGTGGTCAGCGACTAGCGCGGACAATCCATAACAGCATTTTGCGGAGTGTTAATGTCCGAGACCGAGGAGTGCGGCGAGCCAGGTTTTATGTGTTGAGAAAGACTTCGATGCCTTCTGTCTTAGTAGAACTGGGTTATATGACGGGTCGGGAAGATTCTCCCCGTCTGGCAGATCCAGCTTACCAAAATCAAATGGCTGAAGCGATCGTTCGTGGTATCCTCCAGTACATTAAGCAAAATTAA
- a CDS encoding cation:proton antiporter: MNLDALDWVNSFTTSFFPTWGKTTSLLATATESENSALVLAGVLLSLVVIYLASKIGGEFSNRVGLPPVLGELVGGVVVGVSALNLLVFPENGGDGSSSVIMSFLQTTAGLSPDTAAATFQAQSEVVSVLAELGVIVLLFEIGLESNLRELIAVGFQATLVAVVGVAVPFAAGTVGLMTLFGVPAVPAIFAGAALTATSIGITSKVLAELGRLNSKEGQIILGAAVIDDVLGIIVLAVVASLAKTGEVDVSNVIYLIISASGFLVGAILLGKVFNNSFVAIVNQLKTRGELVIPAFIFAFVMAYLAAAINLEAILGAFAAGLVLDETDKRKELQKQVIPIADMLVPIFFVTVGAKTDLGVLNPAIPSNREGLIIATFLIAIAILGKVVTGLAVFGQDRINRLAIGVGMIPRGEVGLVFAGVGSASGALSKPLEAAIIMMVILTTFVAPPLLRFVFPDEAPAAIEPENAVLGDAKSETLAIHSPDTAESLPKE, encoded by the coding sequence ATGAATTTAGATGCACTTGATTGGGTGAATTCCTTCACCACAAGCTTCTTCCCAACTTGGGGAAAAACTACTTCCTTGCTGGCAACCGCAACAGAATCAGAAAACAGTGCGTTGGTGCTGGCGGGGGTGCTGCTAAGTTTAGTTGTAATTTACCTTGCTAGCAAAATCGGTGGGGAGTTCTCTAATCGGGTAGGCTTACCACCAGTATTAGGCGAATTGGTAGGTGGTGTAGTAGTCGGTGTCTCTGCCCTGAATTTGTTGGTATTTCCCGAAAACGGGGGAGATGGCTCTAGTTCTGTAATTATGAGTTTTCTCCAAACCACTGCGGGTTTAAGTCCTGACACAGCAGCTGCCACTTTTCAAGCGCAGAGTGAGGTTGTTTCCGTTTTGGCTGAACTGGGTGTAATCGTCCTGCTATTTGAAATTGGTTTGGAATCGAACTTAAGAGAACTGATCGCAGTTGGTTTCCAAGCAACCCTGGTGGCAGTAGTGGGGGTGGCTGTACCTTTTGCCGCTGGCACTGTAGGGTTAATGACGTTGTTTGGTGTGCCAGCTGTGCCTGCGATTTTTGCGGGAGCAGCTTTAACTGCGACCAGTATTGGGATTACTTCCAAGGTGTTAGCAGAACTAGGACGACTCAATTCTAAGGAAGGTCAGATTATTCTTGGTGCTGCTGTGATCGACGACGTACTAGGAATTATCGTTTTGGCAGTGGTAGCAAGCCTTGCCAAAACTGGCGAGGTGGATGTGAGTAACGTTATCTATCTCATCATTAGCGCCAGTGGTTTCCTAGTGGGTGCAATTCTGTTGGGCAAAGTCTTCAACAATTCCTTTGTGGCGATCGTCAATCAACTCAAGACGCGCGGTGAGTTAGTCATACCAGCATTTATCTTCGCCTTCGTCATGGCTTATTTGGCTGCCGCTATCAACTTAGAAGCAATTTTGGGAGCTTTTGCAGCTGGCTTAGTTTTAGACGAGACGGATAAGCGTAAAGAGCTACAAAAACAGGTAATTCCCATTGCCGATATGCTGGTGCCGATTTTCTTTGTGACTGTTGGGGCTAAAACTGACCTGGGTGTGTTGAACCCAGCAATTCCCAGCAATCGGGAGGGTTTAATTATCGCCACGTTCTTAATTGCGATCGCAATTCTCGGTAAGGTCGTTACAGGATTGGCAGTATTTGGTCAAGACCGAATCAACCGCTTAGCAATTGGTGTAGGCATGATTCCCCGAGGCGAGGTAGGACTAGTATTTGCCGGTGTTGGCTCTGCCAGTGGTGCCCTCTCAAAACCGCTGGAAGCGGCAATTATTATGATGGTCATCCTGACAACCTTTGTAGCGCCCCCCTTATTGCGTTTCGTATTTCCAGACGAAGCGCCAGCAGCAATTGAACCAGAGAATGCAGTTTTAGGCGATGCTAAATCAGAAACATTAGCAATCCATTCCCCTGATACTGCCGAATCGTTGCCTAAAGAGTAG
- a CDS encoding SIMPL domain-containing protein (The SIMPL domain is named for its presence in mouse protein SIMPL (signalling molecule that associates with mouse pelle-like kinase). Bacterial member BP26, from Brucella, was shown to assemble into a channel-like structure, while YggE from E. coli has been associated with resistance to oxidative stress.): MNCSVLVQSRWNFWHQFRVAALALGLITLSFANPVVAQESKGGFETRPSKTLTVTGRGVETIPTTLTQVRLGVEVQGKTAQEVQQEVARRSSAVVALLRSRNVEKLQTTGISLNPIYSYNNNVQRLTGYTATNIVSFRINTEQTGTLLDEAVKAGATRIDGINFVAADSAIAAAQQQALREATQDAQQQANAVLSALNLQSKEVVSIQINSASPPQPPIPYGREAALADKAVPTPVIGGEQEVEGSVTLQISY; encoded by the coding sequence ATGAATTGCTCAGTTTTAGTTCAGTCGCGGTGGAATTTTTGGCATCAGTTTCGGGTTGCAGCTTTAGCCTTGGGTCTAATTACTCTATCTTTTGCCAATCCTGTTGTGGCGCAAGAGAGTAAGGGCGGATTTGAAACCCGTCCCTCCAAAACTTTGACGGTTACAGGTAGGGGCGTTGAGACGATTCCTACAACTCTAACGCAAGTACGTTTGGGAGTTGAGGTTCAAGGTAAGACAGCGCAGGAAGTACAGCAGGAGGTTGCACGCAGGTCATCCGCTGTGGTGGCACTACTGCGATCGCGCAATGTCGAAAAACTACAAACCACTGGTATTAGCCTGAATCCGATTTATAGCTACAACAACAACGTGCAGCGCCTGACGGGGTATACTGCCACCAATATCGTGAGTTTTCGGATTAACACTGAGCAAACAGGCACTTTATTGGATGAAGCGGTTAAAGCTGGTGCTACCCGGATTGACGGCATTAATTTTGTCGCTGCTGATAGTGCGATCGCCGCAGCCCAACAACAAGCTTTACGAGAAGCTACCCAGGACGCTCAACAACAAGCAAATGCTGTGTTAAGCGCCTTGAATCTTCAGTCTAAAGAAGTGGTAAGCATTCAAATTAATAGCGCCAGCCCACCTCAGCCACCTATTCCGTATGGACGTGAGGCAGCTTTGGCTGACAAAGCTGTTCCCACACCAGTTATAGGTGGTGAGCAGGAGGTAGAAGGATCGGTCACATTGCAAATTAGCTACTAG
- a CDS encoding single-stranded DNA-binding protein, with translation MSLNVVTLVGRVGGDPDMKYFESGSVKCRLTLAVRRKTRNSDEPDWFTLELWGKTAEVAGNFVRKGSLIGVKGSLKFDTWSDRNTGVTRSSPIIQVDKMDLLGSKQDTNSSMVNSRGDEDEF, from the coding sequence ATGAGTCTCAATGTTGTGACCTTGGTAGGTCGTGTGGGCGGCGACCCAGATATGAAATATTTTGAGTCTGGTAGTGTAAAGTGCCGATTGACACTGGCAGTCAGACGAAAAACCCGTAATAGTGATGAACCAGACTGGTTCACTTTGGAATTATGGGGAAAGACGGCAGAGGTGGCGGGAAACTTTGTGCGTAAGGGAAGCCTAATTGGGGTGAAAGGTTCGTTGAAGTTTGATACGTGGAGCGATCGCAACACAGGAGTAACCCGCTCCTCACCGATCATCCAAGTAGACAAAATGGATTTGTTAGGTTCCAAACAAGATACAAACTCCAGCATGGTCAATAGTCGCGGCGATGAAGACGAGTTTTAG
- a CDS encoding rod shape-determining protein → MGIDLGTANTLVYVSGKGIVLQEPSVIAIDQNNKTPLAVGEEAKKMLGRTPGNVAVIRPLRDGVIADFDTAELMLKHFIRRVHEGRIVSPRVVIGIPSGVTGVERRALMDAATQAGARDVYLIDEPVAAAIGAGLPVAEPIGNMIIDIGGGTTEVAVLSLQGTVLSESVRIAGDELNDSLIHYMKKVHNLVIGERTAEEIKIRIGSAYPTRNDDENFMEVRGLHLLSGLPRTVTIKGPEVRESMSEPLSVIIEAIKRTLEKTPPELAADIVDRGIMLAGGGALLKGLDTLISHETGIVTHVAAEPLNCVVLGTGRVLENFKQLERVFSGRSRPL, encoded by the coding sequence ATGGGTATCGATCTCGGTACCGCCAATACTCTAGTTTACGTATCGGGTAAAGGTATTGTTCTCCAAGAGCCTTCGGTGATCGCCATCGACCAAAATAATAAGACACCACTGGCAGTAGGAGAAGAAGCAAAAAAAATGCTGGGCAGAACGCCTGGAAATGTCGCGGTTATCCGTCCCTTGCGCGATGGTGTGATTGCCGACTTCGATACAGCTGAGCTGATGCTCAAGCACTTTATCCGGCGCGTACACGAAGGCAGAATCGTTTCTCCCCGAGTTGTGATTGGTATCCCCAGCGGTGTTACAGGCGTAGAACGGCGGGCGCTGATGGACGCAGCGACACAAGCTGGTGCAAGAGATGTCTACTTGATTGATGAGCCAGTAGCGGCGGCAATTGGGGCGGGACTTCCCGTGGCAGAACCCATCGGCAACATGATCATTGATATCGGCGGTGGCACAACAGAAGTGGCAGTCCTAAGCCTCCAAGGGACGGTTCTGAGTGAATCAGTACGCATTGCCGGAGATGAGCTGAATGATTCCCTCATCCATTACATGAAGAAAGTTCATAACCTGGTGATTGGCGAGAGAACCGCTGAAGAAATTAAAATTCGGATTGGCTCAGCTTATCCTACGCGCAATGATGATGAAAACTTCATGGAGGTGCGGGGCTTGCATTTGCTGTCTGGTTTACCGCGAACGGTCACTATCAAAGGACCAGAAGTGCGTGAAAGTATGTCGGAACCCCTATCTGTGATTATCGAGGCGATCAAGCGGACGTTAGAAAAAACACCGCCAGAACTGGCAGCGGATATCGTTGACCGAGGTATTATGTTAGCTGGGGGTGGCGCTTTGCTAAAGGGGTTAGATACGCTCATTAGCCATGAAACTGGCATTGTTACCCATGTGGCGGCGGAACCGTTGAATTGTGTAGTGTTAGGAACAGGGCGTGTACTAGAGAATTTTAAACAGCTAGAACGAGTGTTCAGCGGACGTTCTCGCCCACTTTAG
- a CDS encoding NF041680 family putative transposase: MDVLAQLKAFRQDAYERLGKAHDATFELTDAVMLTRNAYCLADFSLCPVFRRKWSSIYEALQDCRPQRQKLMQLYIKQMPDVEQIILAGDHTAWSRPEAVTLQERTSEHYTVGGGENRPITKGQGYSTIAWIPEAQGSWALPLRHERITSWESPIDKAVWQLSQVCQHLPQRPISLWDSEYGCAPFVLRTAQIAADKLMRLRSNLTLYGAPLPYCGKGRPRLHGDKFKLNDSSTWSVPVESLEVDEPQLGRVQISLWQNLHFRKAAGHPMSLLRVERLGKRPGKAVKPMWLTWIGQQMPTLAEVWRLYLRRFAVDHWYRFLKQRLHWTLPKLSTPKQCERWSDLMPLITWELWLARDIVTDRPLPWQNRSTKLTPGRVAQAMAGVIAVIGTPALPPKPRGKSPGWITGQPRLSKPRYPVVKKSVSRRKQSLPESA, from the coding sequence ATGGATGTTCTTGCGCAATTGAAGGCATTTCGTCAAGATGCATACGAACGATTGGGTAAAGCACATGATGCAACATTTGAGTTGACAGATGCGGTAATGCTGACGCGCAACGCTTATTGTTTGGCAGACTTTTCGTTGTGTCCAGTATTTCGCCGCAAGTGGTCTAGCATCTACGAGGCATTGCAAGATTGCCGACCACAACGGCAGAAGTTGATGCAATTATACATCAAGCAAATGCCTGATGTGGAGCAGATTATCCTGGCAGGAGACCACACAGCGTGGTCTAGACCAGAAGCAGTAACACTCCAGGAGCGAACGAGCGAACATTACACAGTAGGAGGAGGTGAAAATCGTCCAATTACAAAGGGGCAAGGTTACAGCACGATTGCATGGATACCAGAAGCTCAAGGCAGTTGGGCACTGCCATTACGACATGAGCGGATCACCAGTTGGGAATCCCCGATTGACAAGGCAGTATGGCAACTCTCACAAGTATGTCAACATTTACCACAACGACCAATTTCTCTATGGGATAGTGAATATGGTTGCGCTCCTTTTGTTTTAAGGACTGCCCAGATTGCAGCAGATAAGTTGATGCGTCTGCGCTCAAACCTGACTTTGTATGGCGCACCGCTGCCCTACTGTGGCAAAGGCAGACCGCGACTTCATGGTGACAAGTTTAAACTAAATGACTCTTCTACTTGGTCTGTGCCAGTAGAAAGCTTAGAGGTTGACGAGCCTCAACTGGGACGAGTACAAATTTCCCTATGGCAGAATTTGCATTTCCGTAAAGCTGCAGGACATCCCATGTCGTTACTCAGAGTAGAGCGCTTGGGCAAACGCCCAGGAAAAGCCGTAAAACCAATGTGGTTGACTTGGATTGGTCAGCAGATGCCAACCTTGGCTGAAGTTTGGCGGTTATATCTGCGCCGCTTTGCTGTCGATCATTGGTATAGATTTTTGAAACAACGTCTACACTGGACACTGCCCAAGCTCAGTACACCAAAGCAATGTGAGCGCTGGAGTGATTTGATGCCGCTGATCACTTGGGAATTGTGGCTAGCACGTGATATCGTTACCGATCGACCCCTACCTTGGCAGAATCGCAGCACGAAATTAACCCCAGGAAGAGTTGCCCAAGCTATGGCTGGAGTAATAGCGGTGATTGGTACTCCAGCACTGCCACCAAAACCACGCGGAAAGTCCCCTGGCTGGATAACAGGGCAACCTCGTTTGAGTAAACCTCGTTATCCTGTCGTCAAAAAAAGTGTGAGTAGGCGAAAGCAATCCTTGCCTGAGTCTGCTTAA
- the mreC gene encoding rod shape-determining protein MreC, producing MYIIRRWWDRYALQILLVSLALVAAWAIRQTQGAAIFEMYQVITHPFQSEPTQAERLGNARLLELQARVVELESQNQKLKELLDYGTPGERRGIAVPVVGRSADHWWQQVTLGRGSQGGIQVGFIVTAPGGLVGRVISVTPNTCRVLLISDPSSQIGVTISRSRYVGFLQGQSASYAVMQFFDKVPDVRRGDVVSTSPYSQIFPSGLPVGRVESVNMNKSPAPEAVIALSAPIPYLEWVVVYPHN from the coding sequence ATGTACATAATACGTCGCTGGTGGGATAGGTATGCATTGCAAATCCTGCTAGTAAGTTTAGCTCTGGTTGCCGCTTGGGCAATTCGGCAGACTCAGGGTGCTGCAATCTTTGAGATGTACCAGGTGATTACTCATCCGTTCCAGTCGGAACCCACTCAAGCAGAACGATTGGGTAATGCCCGGCTGCTGGAACTACAAGCGCGGGTAGTAGAACTTGAAAGCCAAAATCAAAAGCTAAAAGAATTATTAGACTATGGGACACCAGGGGAACGCCGAGGTATAGCAGTTCCCGTTGTGGGTCGCAGCGCTGACCACTGGTGGCAACAAGTAACTTTGGGTCGTGGCAGTCAAGGGGGGATTCAAGTCGGCTTCATTGTCACCGCTCCTGGCGGTTTGGTAGGTCGGGTGATTAGTGTCACTCCCAATACTTGCCGTGTGTTGTTAATTAGCGATCCCTCCAGTCAAATAGGGGTGACAATTAGTCGCAGCCGTTATGTGGGCTTTCTGCAAGGACAGTCGGCTAGCTATGCCGTGATGCAGTTTTTTGATAAAGTTCCAGATGTGCGGCGTGGAGATGTCGTTTCCACGTCTCCTTATAGTCAGATATTTCCTTCCGGCTTGCCTGTAGGACGTGTAGAGTCGGTAAATATGAACAAAAGCCCAGCACCAGAAGCGGTGATAGCGCTTTCAGCGCCAATTCCTTACTTGGAGTGGGTCGTTGTTTATCCTCATAACTAG
- the mreD gene encoding rod shape-determining protein MreD → MSRISDWYPRKRQLLNWTVTIGSVLVCLLLLPMRLPGMELLGITPNWLLIWVVAWSVKRTAIQGAIAGTVLGLLQDGMTSPHPTHALSLAMIGILTARLQKQRYVQEDFISVALIVFAMVVVAEAITTLQFSFLTDAAGDWAEVWKSRQPIALASAIVSSLWAPAVYYPLNRWWGKMKVLESM, encoded by the coding sequence TTGAGTCGGATCTCTGATTGGTATCCTCGTAAGCGTCAACTTTTGAATTGGACAGTGACAATTGGTTCTGTCCTCGTATGTTTGTTGCTCTTGCCAATGCGCTTACCAGGGATGGAATTACTGGGTATTACACCTAACTGGCTATTGATCTGGGTGGTGGCATGGAGCGTTAAGCGCACAGCTATTCAAGGAGCGATCGCTGGTACAGTTCTGGGACTACTTCAAGATGGCATGACATCTCCTCATCCGACTCATGCCCTGAGTTTAGCTATGATAGGAATACTGACAGCTCGCTTGCAGAAGCAGCGTTATGTTCAGGAAGATTTTATTTCTGTCGCCTTAATTGTCTTTGCTATGGTAGTGGTGGCAGAGGCTATTACCACGCTGCAATTTAGTTTCTTGACCGATGCGGCAGGAGATTGGGCTGAAGTTTGGAAATCCCGCCAGCCTATTGCTCTGGCTTCAGCAATTGTTAGTAGCCTTTGGGCACCAGCGGTTTATTATCCCCTTAATCGGTGGTGGGGAAAAATGAAAGTTTTAGAATCGATGTGA